A genomic stretch from Mesoplodon densirostris isolate mMesDen1 chromosome 3, mMesDen1 primary haplotype, whole genome shotgun sequence includes:
- the LOC132486487 gene encoding RAF proto-oncogene serine/threonine-protein kinase isoform X1, with protein MEHIQGAWKTISNGFGFKDAVFDGPSCISPTIVQQFGYQRRASDDGKLTDPSKTSNTIRVFLPNKQRTVVNVRNGMSLHDCLMKALKVRGLQPECCAVFRLLHEHKGKKARLDWNTDAASLIGEELQVDFLDHVPLTTHNFARKTFLKLAFCDICQKFLLNGFRCQTCGYKFHEHCSTKVPTMCVDWSNIRQLLLFPNSTVGDSGVPVLPSLTMRRMRESVSRMPVSSQHRYSTPHAFTFNTSSPSSEGSLSQRQRSTSTPNVHMVSTTLPVDSRMIEDAIRSHGESASPSALSSSPNNLSPTGWSQPKTPVPAQRERAPGSSTHEKNKIRPRGQRDSSYYWEIEASEVMLSTRIGSGSFGTVYKGKWHGDVAVKILKVVDPTPEQFQAFRNEVAVLRKTRHVNILLFMGYMTKDNLAIVTQWCEGSSLYKHLHVQETKFQMFQLIDIARQTAQGMDYLHAKNIIHRDMKSNNIFLHEGLTVKIGDFGLATVKSRWSGSQQVEQPTGSILWMAPEVIRMQDNNPFSFQSDVYSYGIVLYELMTGELPYSHISNRDQIIFMVGRGYASPDLSKLYKNCPKAMKRLVADCVKKVKEERPLFPQILSSIELLQHSLPKINRSASEPSLHRAAHTEDINACTLTTSPRLPVF; from the coding sequence ATGGAGCACATACAGGGGGCCTGGAAGACGATCAGCAATGGTTTTGGATTCAAAGACGCGGTGTTTGATGGCCCCAGCTGCATCTCCCCTACAATAGTTCAGCAGTTTGGCTATCAGCGTCGGGCATCAGATGATGGCAAACTTACGGACCCTTCTAAGACAAGCAACACTATCCGTGTTTTTTTGCCAAACAAGCAAAGAACAGTGGTCAATGTGCGGAATGGAATGAGCTTGCATGACTGCCTTATGAAAGCTCTCAAGGTGAGGGGCCTGCAACCAGAGTGCTGTGCAGTTTTCAGACTTCTCCACGAACACAAGGGTAAAAAAGCACGTTTAGATTGGAATACTGATGCTGCCTCGTTGATTGGAGAGGAGCTTCAAGTAGATTTCCTGGATCATGTTCCACTCACAACACACAACTTTGCTCGGAAGACCTTCCTGAAGCTTGCCTTCTGTGACATCTGTCAGAAGTTCCTGCTAAATGGGTTTAGATGTCAGACTTGTGGCTACAAGTTTCACGAGCATTGTAGCACcaaagtacctactatgtgtgtGGACTGGAGTAATATTAGACAACTCTTGCTGTTCCCAAATTCCACTGTTGGTGATAGTGGGGTCCCAGTACTGCCTTCTTTGACAATGCGTCGGATGCGAGAGTCTGTTTCCCGGATGCCTGTTAGTTCCCAGCACAGATACTCTACACCCCATGCTTTCACATTCAAcacctccagcccctcctctgaAGGTTCCCTCTCCCAGAGGCAGAGGTCGACGTCCACACCTAATGTCCACATGGTCAGCACCACCTTGCCCGTGGACAGCAGGATGATTGAGGATGCAATTCGAAGTCATGGTGAATCAGCCTCACCTTCAGCCTTGTCCAGCAGTCCCAACAATCTGAGCCCAACAGGCTGGTCACAGCCCAAAACCCCTGTGCCGGCACAGAGAGAGCGGGCACCGGGATCCAGCACCCAcgagaaaaacaaaattaggcCTCGTGGACAGAGAGATTCAAGCTATTACTGGGAAATAGAAGCCAGTGAAGTGATGCTCTCCACTCGGATTGGGTCAGGCTCCTTTGGAACTGTTTATAAGGGCAAGTGGCATGGAGACGTTGCAGTAAAGATTCTAAAGGTTGTTGACCCCACACCAGAGCAGTTCCAGGCCTTCAGGAATGAAGTGGCTGTCCTTCGCAAAACCCGGCATGTGAACATCCTACTCTTCATGGGGTACATGACAAAGGACAACCTGGCAATTGTGACCCAGTGGTGCGAGGGCAGCAGCCTCTATAAACACCTGCACGTCCAGGAGACCAAGTTCCAGATGTTCCAGTTGATTGACATTGCCCGGCAGACTGCTCAGGGAATGGACTACTTGCATGCAAAGAACATCATCCACAGAGACAtgaaatccaacaatatatttcTCCACGAAGGCCTGACGGTGAAAATTGGAGACTTCGGTTTGGCAACAGTGAAGTCGCGCTGGAGTGGTTCTCAGCAGGTTGAACAACCCACCGGCTCCATCTTGTGGATGGCCCCAGAGGTGATTCGAATGCAGGACAATAACCCGTTCAGCTTCCAGTCCGACGTCTACTCGTACGGCATCGTGCTGTACGAGCTCATGACGGGGGAGCTGCCCTACTCCCACATCAGCAACCGCGATCAGATCATCTTCATGGTAGGCCGAGGGTACGCCTCCCCAGACCTTAGTAAGCTGTACAAGAACTGCCCCAAAGCAATGAAGAGGCTGGTAGCCGACTGTGTGAAGAAAGTTAAGGAAGAGAGGCCTCTTTTTCCCCAGATCCTGTCTTCCATTGAGCTGCTCCAACACTCTCTACCGAAAATCAACCGGAGCGCTTCTGAGCCATCCCTGCACCGGGCGGCCCATACCGAGGACATCAATGCCTGCACGCTGACCACATCCCCTAGACTGCCTGTCTTCTAG
- the LOC132486487 gene encoding RAF proto-oncogene serine/threonine-protein kinase isoform X2 has product MMANLRTLLRQATLSVFFCQTSKEQCKKARLDWNTDAASLIGEELQVDFLDHVPLTTHNFARKTFLKLAFCDICQKFLLNGFRCQTCGYKFHEHCSTKVPTMCVDWSNIRQLLLFPNSTVGDSGVPVLPSLTMRRMRESVSRMPVSSQHRYSTPHAFTFNTSSPSSEGSLSQRQRSTSTPNVHMVSTTLPVDSRMIEDAIRSHGESASPSALSSSPNNLSPTGWSQPKTPVPAQRERAPGSSTHEKNKIRPRGQRDSSYYWEIEASEVMLSTRIGSGSFGTVYKGKWHGDVAVKILKVVDPTPEQFQAFRNEVAVLRKTRHVNILLFMGYMTKDNLAIVTQWCEGSSLYKHLHVQETKFQMFQLIDIARQTAQGMDYLHAKNIIHRDMKSNNIFLHEGLTVKIGDFGLATVKSRWSGSQQVEQPTGSILWMAPEVIRMQDNNPFSFQSDVYSYGIVLYELMTGELPYSHISNRDQIIFMVGRGYASPDLSKLYKNCPKAMKRLVADCVKKVKEERPLFPQILSSIELLQHSLPKINRSASEPSLHRAAHTEDINACTLTTSPRLPVF; this is encoded by the exons ATGATGGCAAACTTACGGACCCTTCTAAGACAAGCAACACTATCCGTGTTTTTTTGCCAAACAAGCAAAGAACAGT GTAAAAAAGCACGTTTAGATTGGAATACTGATGCTGCCTCGTTGATTGGAGAGGAGCTTCAAGTAGATTTCCTGGATCATGTTCCACTCACAACACACAACTTTGCTCGGAAGACCTTCCTGAAGCTTGCCTTCTGTGACATCTGTCAGAAGTTCCTGCTAAATGGGTTTAGATGTCAGACTTGTGGCTACAAGTTTCACGAGCATTGTAGCACcaaagtacctactatgtgtgtGGACTGGAGTAATATTAGACAACTCTTGCTGTTCCCAAATTCCACTGTTGGTGATAGTGGGGTCCCAGTACTGCCTTCTTTGACAATGCGTCGGATGCGAGAGTCTGTTTCCCGGATGCCTGTTAGTTCCCAGCACAGATACTCTACACCCCATGCTTTCACATTCAAcacctccagcccctcctctgaAGGTTCCCTCTCCCAGAGGCAGAGGTCGACGTCCACACCTAATGTCCACATGGTCAGCACCACCTTGCCCGTGGACAGCAGGATGATTGAGGATGCAATTCGAAGTCATGGTGAATCAGCCTCACCTTCAGCCTTGTCCAGCAGTCCCAACAATCTGAGCCCAACAGGCTGGTCACAGCCCAAAACCCCTGTGCCGGCACAGAGAGAGCGGGCACCGGGATCCAGCACCCAcgagaaaaacaaaattaggcCTCGTGGACAGAGAGATTCAAGCTATTACTGGGAAATAGAAGCCAGTGAAGTGATGCTCTCCACTCGGATTGGGTCAGGCTCCTTTGGAACTGTTTATAAGGGCAAGTGGCATGGAGACGTTGCAGTAAAGATTCTAAAGGTTGTTGACCCCACACCAGAGCAGTTCCAGGCCTTCAGGAATGAAGTGGCTGTCCTTCGCAAAACCCGGCATGTGAACATCCTACTCTTCATGGGGTACATGACAAAGGACAACCTGGCAATTGTGACCCAGTGGTGCGAGGGCAGCAGCCTCTATAAACACCTGCACGTCCAGGAGACCAAGTTCCAGATGTTCCAGTTGATTGACATTGCCCGGCAGACTGCTCAGGGAATGGACTACTTGCATGCAAAGAACATCATCCACAGAGACAtgaaatccaacaatatatttcTCCACGAAGGCCTGACGGTGAAAATTGGAGACTTCGGTTTGGCAACAGTGAAGTCGCGCTGGAGTGGTTCTCAGCAGGTTGAACAACCCACCGGCTCCATCTTGTGGATGGCCCCAGAGGTGATTCGAATGCAGGACAATAACCCGTTCAGCTTCCAGTCCGACGTCTACTCGTACGGCATCGTGCTGTACGAGCTCATGACGGGGGAGCTGCCCTACTCCCACATCAGCAACCGCGATCAGATCATCTTCATGGTAGGCCGAGGGTACGCCTCCCCAGACCTTAGTAAGCTGTACAAGAACTGCCCCAAAGCAATGAAGAGGCTGGTAGCCGACTGTGTGAAGAAAGTTAAGGAAGAGAGGCCTCTTTTTCCCCAGATCCTGTCTTCCATTGAGCTGCTCCAACACTCTCTACCGAAAATCAACCGGAGCGCTTCTGAGCCATCCCTGCACCGGGCGGCCCATACCGAGGACATCAATGCCTGCACGCTGACCACATCCCCTAGACTGCCTGTCTTCTAG